The Euphorbia lathyris chromosome 4, ddEupLath1.1, whole genome shotgun sequence genomic interval ATGCAATACATTCTGACAAGAGGTACCTACAAACTCAGTCCCATTGTCAGTGCGAATGTTCTTGATATTGATCTCAAACTGAGTTTTGatcatattaatgaaaacagaAATCAAGTGAGGCACTTCAGTCTTATGCTTGAATAGCATGGTCCATGTGTTTCTAGTATAGTCATCAACCAAAGTGAGCATATATCTATCCCCTGTGAGTGAATGTTTATGAAAACGCCCCCAACAATCTATATGAACGAGTTCGAAAGGTTTATGTGTTTGAGAGGTACTAGTAGGAAAAGGTTTTCTGTGCTGCTTGGACCTTAGGCAAATATCACAATCATCATGCTCATTACAATTGTCAAATACAGGGATATATTTCTGTTTATGAACAGATACATGACCTAGTCGTCTATGCCACAAACTACCATTATTTATAGCACTAGTAGTATGTAAAACAGTACTAGAAACAGTACTAGAAATGACATTATTGGAAATGGAATTAAAAGGACCATTGGACAAATGGTATAAGTGGTCTTGTTGTGTTCCTTCAGCTAGGATATGTTTAGAGATAGGGTCCTACAAAATACATTTATAATGTGTAAATGTCATTTGCAAACCTGTATCCTTCAGTAGTTGTGCAACAGAAAGCAAGTTGTAATCAAAACAATCAATGAACATGACATTATGCAGTATGAGATTAGAGCCTAGCTTCACATCTCCAATCTTGTTAACAAGCTTGACTGAACCATCAGGTAGGTAAACCTTTCTTGCTTTGTCCAAACTTCTAATACTAGAGAAGTTGTTTATGGAGCTGCTCATATGAGTGGTAGCTACAGAATCAATTATCCATACAGCTTGACTGTTGTGGCAGTTATAATTCACAGATAGTAAATAAGTCTTAGGCATACCTGAACTGGATGAATAATGACTATGCTCTCCTGAAATCAACCTGTTTTTTGCCTTTATTGTTCTTGTATTTCTGAATTTCTTGTTGAATCAATTTCTGCTTCTCTTTCTCATCATCTGAATCAGTGGAGCTTTCATCAAATGGAGTCTGTGCTTCATGAGTAAGAAGAGCTTTTGCTGGAGGACCAGCAGGACCAGTCTTCTTGGATCCTGTCCACCAATCAGGATATCCATGGATGCGAAAACATGTGCTGCGATCATGCTTCTTGCGTTTGCAATAATCACAGTAGAGATTACTTTtgtcttctttttgtttgttgacAGATCTAGGACCTGCAGGTGCAGTCACTGCATTAGGTTGTTTGTTAGCAGTTGCAATATGAGCAAAATCTGCCTTGCCATCAGTTGTTGACTCCTTTTGTTTCTCAATTCGCAATAGCATAGAGAATGCGCGATTGACATTTGGCATTGGATCCATCAAGAGTATCTGATTGCGAACATGCTCAAACTCGATGTtcaatccacataagaactgCAAAAGTTTATCCTCATCGCATCTACTCTGTATCAATTCTCTGGCTCCACCACATTTGCAATTGAGAATCGGTTTGAGAGCCAAAATTTCGTCCCACAATCATTTCAGTTTATTAAAAAATGCAGTTACAGTCATCTGTCCTTGTGTGATGCTGTTTAATTCCTTTTTAAGATGAAAATACAAATGACCATTGTCCTCTGCATATCCATGCTCAAGTTCTTTCCACAGAGCCCGTGCAGTAGGAGCAAATAGAAAAGTATCCTGCAATTCTTTACTTAAGTAGTTCATAATCCATGAAAACACTAGATTATCCACCTGTATCCAATCTTCATATGCATCAATGTTAGTATCAGGATCTGGTATTTCCTCATCCTTAAGCACAAAATTAGTGTGTTTCTTAACACTAAGAGCGATAAGCATTGATCAACGCCAAGAAATATAGTTAGATCCATTCATAGGTGTATTCACAAGTATAGAACCTGGATTATCATAATGTCGCACAGATTTGAAGATTTCTGGTGTTGAATGAATTTCACTTCGTCGATTAGGGCGTTGCGTTGATGGATTCAGTCCGACTTGAATCAAATCTGCTTCAACTTCATGATTACGACTGGTTTCAGCATTAGGTTTTTGATTTTTCTGTTTCGGAGACTTAATCGGTGGTGCCGtaatttcttcatcttcttcaatatcATCGAGGAAGAAATCATCTCTGCCCCGTACAACATTGACGTAGTTTCTTCCTTTCGTCATTTGGATAGCAACTTGGATCTAATTTCCttgttgctctgataccatgtaaaaaCTCTTCATAACCTAAGAGCTTTGAGAAATATCTTTCTATTCCGAATGAATATTATTGAGGAGAAGTACTGCTTATATAGCAGAGTACAGAAAAAGCTGAGCTGAGCAGAGCAGAGCTGAGCtgagctgagttgtcaacaaaatataaaattgattcTATATTTCCAACATATCCTCTTTAAACCTCAAAACTAAGAACCCAAAGAAACCACAGTGCTTTGCTTCTCTTGTGCAGTATTTCTACGTTCTTTTCCTCATTATGGAAACCGAAactcaagataaaaaaaaaaatcaacatctCAACCCTCCCTCAAGAACCAAGCTGGCGCGTTGCACACAATTTTTACAAATACCAAGGATTTTTGTGCTACTCAAATTACTTGGAAGGAATCATATCATTTGAGAGAAACTTCATACCTCAACCCAATGATATTCTCCTTTGCCATTCCAACTCGATCCATGCAACACCCTGGTCCAAATCCATCACTTTGGGTCTCACGGCTTTAAATCGCGTCTATGTAAATttgattcacatcttactaataagtctCAATCACTTCCTTTCCAtgtccgatgtgggattcagttcattcctgcccccatcgtcatcccttagAACCGCTCCTTGGCTCAGATCTTCTAcgccggcgccacccactccagaccgggtcgttacaatcCAAGTTTCCTGGTAGTGATCCTAGTTCCCCCACAAATCCTTTACTCACTAAGCTTCCACATGATATTGTGCCTGTTCAGGAATTGCTTTATTGCCTTGGCCAAGAAAGAAAGGGACATTCTCCGTtaatttctgacacatgttcctTTACTCATATCATTATGTCTTCCATCtcgtaaaaaataaaataattggaCAAATTCTGATGATGTTACCATTAAAAATCAAAAGTAAGAAAACAAAGAAACAATAGTGCCTTCTCTAGTGCAGTATAGTCCCTAAAGAATATTTCACTTTCTTTTTTTCATCATGGAAACcgaagaaaaagaaatcaacATCTCAACTCTTCCCCAAGAATCAAGCTGGCATGTTTCACACAATTTATACAAATACGAAGGATTTTGGTGCTATTCAAATTTTTTGGAAGGAATTATATTGTTTAAGAAAAACTTCAATCCTCAACCCAACGATATTCTCCTTTGCAGCTTTCCAAAGTCAGGCACAACTTGGCTTAAGTCCCTATCTGTTGCCATTTCAACTAGATCTAAGTTTCCTGGAACTGATCTGAATTCCTCTACAAATCCTTTACTCACTAAGCTTCCACATGATATTGTGCCGTTTCAGGAATTTCTTTATTCCCTTGGACATGAAAGGGACATTCAGAATCCCTTAATTTCGACCCATTTCCCTTTCAATTCCTTGCCTAAATCCATTCTCAACTCCAACACTAAAATCATTTATGTGTGTAGGGATTCCAAGGATGTTTTTGTTTCGATGTGGCATTACATGTCTAATAAGAAGTTAGGTGATGTAAAGTTAATTACATTCCAAGAGGCCTATGAAAAGTTCTGCAATGGAGTTTCAGCTTATGGACCGTATTGGGATCATGTGTTAGGATATTGGAAAGCAAGCTTGGAATTTCCTGACAGAGTATTGTTTCTGAAATATGAAGAGCTGCAGAATGACACTTGCTTTTATGTGAAGAAAATGGCTGATTTCATGGGCTGTCCTTTCTCGGTTGATGAAGAGAAACAAGGTATTGTGGAGAAGATTGTTCAATTCTGTAGTTTTGAGAATTTGAGCAATTTAGAGGTGAATAAGAGCAAAGAAACTTCCAACCATATCCcttacaaaattgaaaacaatgCATTCTTCAGGAAAGGTAAAATTGGAGACT includes:
- the LOC136227530 gene encoding flavonol sulfotransferase-like, with amino-acid sequence METEEKEINISTLPQESSWHVSHNLYKYEGFWCYSNFLEGIILFKKNFNPQPNDILLCSFPKSGTTWLKSLSVAISTRSKFPGTDLNSSTNPLLTKLPHDIVPFQEFLYSLGHERDIQNPLISTHFPFNSLPKSILNSNTKIIYVCRDSKDVFVSMWHYMSNKKLGDVKLITFQEAYEKFCNGVSAYGPYWDHVLGYWKASLEFPDRVLFLKYEELQNDTCFYVKKMADFMGCPFSVDEEKQGIVEKIVQFCSFENLSNLEVNKSKETSNHIPYKIENNAFFRKGKIGDWKNYITVEMDKRLDQITSQKFDGFGLYFEKN